One window of the Lemur catta isolate mLemCat1 chromosome 6, mLemCat1.pri, whole genome shotgun sequence genome contains the following:
- the TAPBPL gene encoding tapasin-related protein isoform X2: protein MKSGLEITQGFLGRARWRERNREQDWGSCCKWLHPEAKAVTVALPLSESEREVGCREDRREIHRPLPAPVRRAPLLQRGPPSGVGLWRRAVCGRPRAAPMGSQEGWCLLLCLALSAAAETEPGAAERQWRPVDVVLDCFLAEEGGRRGTLASSEDRVKALLVLKQVPVLDDGSLKDFTDFQGGTPARDDPPVIFEASVDLIQIPQAEALLHADCSGKEVTCEISRYFLQAREATAETAARFITNMQVSGGGPSVSVVMKILGDADSGAVRHPTLSLPLSPRGTVQTAVEFQVTTPTQSLTYLLGSSASLDCSFCMAPGLDLINVEWRLQHEGSGQLVYSWTAGQGRAERDGATLDPEQLRAAGDASLTLPSLTLKDEGTYICQITTSLYRAQQIIQLNVQAPPKVRLSLANEALPPTLICSVVGYYPLDMAVTWTREEPGGSPVQVSGASFSNLRQSAAGTYSISSSLMAEPGSAGATYTCQVTHVSLKEPLVASTWVVPPERRTALGVVFASGLFLLALLFLELQRRQVELR from the exons ATGAAGTCAGGTCTTGAAATCACCCAGGGATTTTTGGGGCGAGCcaggtggagagaaaggaatagaGAGCAGGACTGGGGCAGCTGCTGCAAATGGCTTCACCCAGAGGCAAAGGCAGTCACAGTGGCACTTCCTCTAAGTGAAAGTGAAAGAGAAGTGGGCTGCAGAGAGGACAGAAGGGAAATCCACAGGCCGTTGCCAGCACCGGTGCGGAGAGCCCCTCTTCTCCAGCGCGGGCCTCCAAGCGGGGTGGGACTGTGGAGAAGGGCGGTGTGCGGGAGGCCGAGAGCAGCGCCCATGGGCTCGCAGGAGGGGTGGTGCCTGCTGCTGTGCCTGGCTCTGTCTGCAGCGGCAGAAACCG AGCCCGGTGCAGCAGAAAGGCAGTGGCGGCCAGTGGATGTGGTCCTGGACTGCTTCCTGGCGGAGGAAGGTGGGCGCCGTGGCACTCTTGCCAGCAGTGAGGACAGGGTGAAGGCCTTGCTTGTGCTGAAGCAGGTGCCAGTGTTGGACGACGGCTCCCTGAAAGACTTCACTGATTTCCAAGGGGGCACACCAGCCCGAGATGACCCACCTGTCATCTTCGAGGCCTCAG TGGACCTGATCCAGATTCCCCAGGCTGAGGCCTTGCTCCACGCTGACTGCAGTGGGAAGGAGGTGACCTGCGAGATCTCCCGCTACTTTCTCCAGGCTAGGGAGGCCACTGCTGAGACAGCAGCTCGGTTCATCACCAACATGCAGGTCTCTGGAGGGGGACCGAGTGTCTCTGTGGTGATGAAGATTCTCGGCGATGCAGACAGTGGGGCTGTCAGGCACCCCACGCTGAGCCTGCCTCTGAGCCCCCGGGGGACCGTGCAGACTGCAg TGGAGTTCCAGGTGACAACACCGACCCAATCCCTGACTTACCTGCTGGGGTCCTCAGCCTCCCTGGACTGTAGCTTCTGCATGGCGCCAGGCTTGGACCTCATCAATGTGGAATGGCGGCTGCAGCACGAGGGCAGTGGCCAGCTGGTGTACAGCTGGAccgcagggcaggggagggctgaGCGAGATGGTGCCACGCTGGACCCTGAGCAGTTACGCGCGGCTGGGGACGCTTCCCTCACCCTACCCAGCCTCACACTAAAGGATGAGGGGACCTACATTTGCCAGATCACCACCTCTCTGTACCGAGCTCAACAAATCATCCAGCTCAATGTCCAAG CTCCCCCCAAAGTACGACTGAGCTTGGCAAATGAAGCTCTGCCACCCACCCTCATCTGCAGCGTTGTGGGCTATTACCCTCTGGACATGGCAGTGACGTGGACCCGAGAGGAGCCAGGCGGATCCCCCGTCCAAGTCTCTGGTGCCTCGTTCTCCAACCTCAGGCAAAGCGCGGCAGGCACCTATAGCATTTCCTCCTCTCTGATGGCAGAACCTGGCTCTGCAGGCGCCACCTACACCTGCCAGGTCACCCATGTCTCCCTGAAGGAGCCCCTTGTGGCCAGCACCTGGGTTGTCCCACCAG AGCGGAGAACAGCCTTGGGAGTCGTCTTTGCCAGCGGCCTCTTCCTTCTTGCACTGCTGTTCCTGGAGCTTCAGAGACGGCAAG TGGAACTCAGATAA
- the TAPBPL gene encoding tapasin-related protein isoform X1, translated as MKSGLEITQGFLGRARWRERNREQDWGSCCKWLHPEAKAVTVALPLSESEREVGCREDRREIHRPLPAPVRRAPLLQRGPPSGVGLWRRAVCGRPRAAPMGSQEGWCLLLCLALSAAAETEPGAAERQWRPVDVVLDCFLAEEGGRRGTLASSEDRVKALLVLKQVPVLDDGSLKDFTDFQGGTPARDDPPVIFEASVDLIQIPQAEALLHADCSGKEVTCEISRYFLQAREATAETAARFITNMQVSGGGPSVSVVMKILGDADSGAVRHPTLSLPLSPRGTVQTAVEFQVTTPTQSLTYLLGSSASLDCSFCMAPGLDLINVEWRLQHEGSGQLVYSWTAGQGRAERDGATLDPEQLRAAGDASLTLPSLTLKDEGTYICQITTSLYRAQQIIQLNVQAPPKVRLSLANEALPPTLICSVVGYYPLDMAVTWTREEPGGSPVQVSGASFSNLRQSAAGTYSISSSLMAEPGSAGATYTCQVTHVSLKEPLVASTWVVPPERRTALGVVFASGLFLLALLFLELQRRQATSPRSAKTLSHSG; from the exons ATGAAGTCAGGTCTTGAAATCACCCAGGGATTTTTGGGGCGAGCcaggtggagagaaaggaatagaGAGCAGGACTGGGGCAGCTGCTGCAAATGGCTTCACCCAGAGGCAAAGGCAGTCACAGTGGCACTTCCTCTAAGTGAAAGTGAAAGAGAAGTGGGCTGCAGAGAGGACAGAAGGGAAATCCACAGGCCGTTGCCAGCACCGGTGCGGAGAGCCCCTCTTCTCCAGCGCGGGCCTCCAAGCGGGGTGGGACTGTGGAGAAGGGCGGTGTGCGGGAGGCCGAGAGCAGCGCCCATGGGCTCGCAGGAGGGGTGGTGCCTGCTGCTGTGCCTGGCTCTGTCTGCAGCGGCAGAAACCG AGCCCGGTGCAGCAGAAAGGCAGTGGCGGCCAGTGGATGTGGTCCTGGACTGCTTCCTGGCGGAGGAAGGTGGGCGCCGTGGCACTCTTGCCAGCAGTGAGGACAGGGTGAAGGCCTTGCTTGTGCTGAAGCAGGTGCCAGTGTTGGACGACGGCTCCCTGAAAGACTTCACTGATTTCCAAGGGGGCACACCAGCCCGAGATGACCCACCTGTCATCTTCGAGGCCTCAG TGGACCTGATCCAGATTCCCCAGGCTGAGGCCTTGCTCCACGCTGACTGCAGTGGGAAGGAGGTGACCTGCGAGATCTCCCGCTACTTTCTCCAGGCTAGGGAGGCCACTGCTGAGACAGCAGCTCGGTTCATCACCAACATGCAGGTCTCTGGAGGGGGACCGAGTGTCTCTGTGGTGATGAAGATTCTCGGCGATGCAGACAGTGGGGCTGTCAGGCACCCCACGCTGAGCCTGCCTCTGAGCCCCCGGGGGACCGTGCAGACTGCAg TGGAGTTCCAGGTGACAACACCGACCCAATCCCTGACTTACCTGCTGGGGTCCTCAGCCTCCCTGGACTGTAGCTTCTGCATGGCGCCAGGCTTGGACCTCATCAATGTGGAATGGCGGCTGCAGCACGAGGGCAGTGGCCAGCTGGTGTACAGCTGGAccgcagggcaggggagggctgaGCGAGATGGTGCCACGCTGGACCCTGAGCAGTTACGCGCGGCTGGGGACGCTTCCCTCACCCTACCCAGCCTCACACTAAAGGATGAGGGGACCTACATTTGCCAGATCACCACCTCTCTGTACCGAGCTCAACAAATCATCCAGCTCAATGTCCAAG CTCCCCCCAAAGTACGACTGAGCTTGGCAAATGAAGCTCTGCCACCCACCCTCATCTGCAGCGTTGTGGGCTATTACCCTCTGGACATGGCAGTGACGTGGACCCGAGAGGAGCCAGGCGGATCCCCCGTCCAAGTCTCTGGTGCCTCGTTCTCCAACCTCAGGCAAAGCGCGGCAGGCACCTATAGCATTTCCTCCTCTCTGATGGCAGAACCTGGCTCTGCAGGCGCCACCTACACCTGCCAGGTCACCCATGTCTCCCTGAAGGAGCCCCTTGTGGCCAGCACCTGGGTTGTCCCACCAG AGCGGAGAACAGCCTTGGGAGTCGTCTTTGCCAGCGGCCTCTTCCTTCTTGCACTGCTGTTCCTGGAGCTTCAGAGACGGCAAG CTACCTCACCAAGGTCTGCCAAGACTCTAAGCCACTCTGGGTAG
- the CD27 gene encoding CD27 antigen produces the protein MAWPPPCWLCVLGTLAGLSATPAPKSCPERHYWARAGLCCQMCEPGTFLVKDCDQHRKAAQCDPCIPGISFSPAHHSRPHCESCRHCNSGLLIRNCTITANAECACPHGWQCRDKECTECDPPPGPWLTTQPSQALGPHPQPTHLAYAKKKPEARTVQLVQTVADFRQLPAPALSTPWPAQRSLCGADCIRIFVILSGMFLAFTLGGALFLHQQRKYGSNKEGPVEPAEPCPYSCPREEEGSTIPIQEDYRKPEPVSCP, from the exons ATGGCATGGCCCCCACCCTGCTGGCTGTGCGTTCTGGGGACCCTGGCAGGGCTCTCAGCTACGCCGGCCCCCAAGAGCTGTCCAGAGAGGCACTACTGGGCACGGGCAGGACTGTGCTGCCAGATGTGTGAGCCAG GAACATTCCTCGTGAAGGACTGTGACCAGCACAGAAAGGCCGCTCAGTGCGATCCGTGTATACCAGGGATCTCCTTCTCTCCAGCCCACCACTCCCGGCCCCACTGTGAGAGCTGTCGGCACTGTAACTCCG GTCTTCTCATTCGCAACTGCACCATCACTGCCAATGCCGAGTGTGCCTGTCCCCATGGCTGGCAGTGCAGAGATAAAGAATGCACCGAGTGTGATCCTCCTCCAGGCCCCTGGCTGACCACTCAGCCATCTCAGGCCCTGGGCCCACACCCTCAACCCACCCACTTAGCTTATGCCAAAA AGAAGCCAGAGGCCAGGACTGTCCAACTGGTGCAGACTGTGGCTGACTTCAGGCAGCTGCCTGCCCCTGCTCTCTCTACCCCCTGGCCAG CCCAAAGATCCCTGTGCGGCGCAGACTGTATCCGCATCTTTGTGATCCTCTCCGGAATGTTTCTTGCTTTCACCCTGGGCGGAGCCCTGTTCCTccatcaacaaagaaaatatggatCAA ACAAAGAAGGTCCAGTGGAGCCTGCAGAGCCTTGTCCTTACAGCtgccccagggaggaggagggcagcacCATCCCCATCCAGGAGGACTACCGAAAGCCAGAGCCTGTGTCCTGCCCCTGA